A stretch of the Capsicum annuum cultivar UCD-10X-F1 chromosome 8, UCD10Xv1.1, whole genome shotgun sequence genome encodes the following:
- the LOC107879069 gene encoding uncharacterized protein LOC107879069: MTSPTIQKDIVSACKIEIVKAILKKLNGDYFSLLVDESFDVSRKEQMAIVLRYIDRMGFVMERLIDIVHVQDTSALSLKRAIVNLLAQHSLSLSSVRGKCYYGASNMQGEINGLKILIKQESRLAHSIHCFAHQLQLTFVGVSKKCIEVGKLVVLVPNILNVLGSSFKCMDELRDSQKDKIQETLDMGEITIGRGLN, translated from the coding sequence atgacTTCTCCAACAATTCAGAAAGATATTGTGAGTGCATGTAAAATAGAAATCGTTAAAGCTATTCTTAAGAAATTAAATGGTGACTACTTTTCCTTACTAGTTGATGAATCTTTTGATGTGTCACGCAAAGAGCAAATGGCTATTGTATTGCGATATATTGATAGGATGGGATTTGTGATGGAGCGACTTATTGATATTGTTCATGTTCAAGATACTAGTGCTTTATCTCTAAAAAGGGCAATTGTTAATTTACTTGCTCAACATTCCTTGAGTCTATCATCTGTGCGTGGAAAATGTTACTATGGGGCAAGTAATATGCAAGGTGAGATCAATGgtcttaaaatattgattaagCAAGAAAGTAGATTGGCTCATTCTATCCATTGTTTTGCTCATCAACTTCAACTAACTTTTGTTGGAGTCTCTAAAAAGTGTATTGAAGTGGGAAAACTTGTAGTATTGGTCCcaaatattttgaatgtgttGGGATCTTCTTTTAAGTGTATGGATGAACTTCGAGATTCTCAAAAAGACAAAATTCAAGAGACATTAGATATGGGTGAAATTACTATCGGTAGGGGCTTGAATTAA
- the LOC107838897 gene encoding serine/threonine-protein kinase Aurora-2 isoform X1, translating into MGIATENQPQQQHKNFQLLQASSEAASSEADKKRWTLNDFDIGKPLGRGKFGHVYLAREKRSNHIVALKVLFKTQLKQSQVEHQLRREVEIQSHLRHPNILRLYGYFYDQKRVYLILEYAAKGELYKELQKCKYFSERRAATYVASLARALIYCHGKHVIHRDIKPENLLVGAQGELKIADFGWSVHTFNRRRTMCGTLDYLPPEMVESVEHDASVDIWSLGVLCFEFLYGMPPFEAKEHSDTYRRIVQVDLKFPAKPVVSSAAKDLISQMLVKDSSQRLPLKKVLEHPWIVQNADPSGVYKG; encoded by the exons ATGGGGATCGCAACGGAGAATCagccacaacaacaacacaag aattttcaacttctgcaggCATCGTCGGAGGCGGCATCATCAGAGGCTGATAAAAAGAGGTGGACACTTAATGATTTTGACATTGGGAAGCCTCTTGGAAGAGGAAAATTCGGTCATGTATATCTAGCTAGGGAAAAAAGG AGCAATCATATTGTTGCATTAAAAGTGCTGTTCAAGACCCAGCTAAAACAGTCCCAGGTTGAACATCAGCTTCGTCGTGAAGTTGAAATACAGAGCCACCTTCGCCATCCAAATATTCTGAGGCTTTACGGTTACTTTTATGACCAG AAACGTGTGTATTTGATCCTGGAATATGCTGCCAAGGGTGAACTCTATAAGGAGCTGCAGAAATGCAAATATTTTAGTGAACGACGTGCTGCAACT TATGTTGCATCATTGGCCCGAGCCCTCATATACTGTCATGGAAAGCACGTAATACACAGAGACATTAAGCCGGAGAATCTTTTGGTTGGTGCACAG GGTGAACTCAAAATTGCAGACTTTGGATGGTCAGTGCATACCTTTAATCGAAGGCGGACTATGTGCGGCACTCTAGACTATTTGCCACCTGAGATGG TGGAAAGTGTGGAGCATGATGCTAGTGTGGACATTTGGAGCCTTGGTGTCCTGTGCTTTGAGTTTCTGTACGGGATGCCTCCATTTGAAGCAAAGGAACACTCTGACACATATAGGAG GATTGTGCAAGTGGATCTCAAATTTCCTGCCAAACCAGTTGTTTCATCAGCTGCCAAGGACCTCATTAGTCAG ATGCTTGTAAAGGATTCGTCCCAGCGTCTGCCCTTGAAAAAAGTACTCGAGCATCCTTGGATTGTGCAGAATGCTGATCCTTCGGGCGTTTATAAAGGCTGA
- the LOC107838897 gene encoding serine/threonine-protein kinase Aurora-2 isoform X2, whose amino-acid sequence MGIATENQPQQQHKASSEAASSEADKKRWTLNDFDIGKPLGRGKFGHVYLAREKRSNHIVALKVLFKTQLKQSQVEHQLRREVEIQSHLRHPNILRLYGYFYDQKRVYLILEYAAKGELYKELQKCKYFSERRAATYVASLARALIYCHGKHVIHRDIKPENLLVGAQGELKIADFGWSVHTFNRRRTMCGTLDYLPPEMVESVEHDASVDIWSLGVLCFEFLYGMPPFEAKEHSDTYRRIVQVDLKFPAKPVVSSAAKDLISQMLVKDSSQRLPLKKVLEHPWIVQNADPSGVYKG is encoded by the exons ATGGGGATCGCAACGGAGAATCagccacaacaacaacacaag gCATCGTCGGAGGCGGCATCATCAGAGGCTGATAAAAAGAGGTGGACACTTAATGATTTTGACATTGGGAAGCCTCTTGGAAGAGGAAAATTCGGTCATGTATATCTAGCTAGGGAAAAAAGG AGCAATCATATTGTTGCATTAAAAGTGCTGTTCAAGACCCAGCTAAAACAGTCCCAGGTTGAACATCAGCTTCGTCGTGAAGTTGAAATACAGAGCCACCTTCGCCATCCAAATATTCTGAGGCTTTACGGTTACTTTTATGACCAG AAACGTGTGTATTTGATCCTGGAATATGCTGCCAAGGGTGAACTCTATAAGGAGCTGCAGAAATGCAAATATTTTAGTGAACGACGTGCTGCAACT TATGTTGCATCATTGGCCCGAGCCCTCATATACTGTCATGGAAAGCACGTAATACACAGAGACATTAAGCCGGAGAATCTTTTGGTTGGTGCACAG GGTGAACTCAAAATTGCAGACTTTGGATGGTCAGTGCATACCTTTAATCGAAGGCGGACTATGTGCGGCACTCTAGACTATTTGCCACCTGAGATGG TGGAAAGTGTGGAGCATGATGCTAGTGTGGACATTTGGAGCCTTGGTGTCCTGTGCTTTGAGTTTCTGTACGGGATGCCTCCATTTGAAGCAAAGGAACACTCTGACACATATAGGAG GATTGTGCAAGTGGATCTCAAATTTCCTGCCAAACCAGTTGTTTCATCAGCTGCCAAGGACCTCATTAGTCAG ATGCTTGTAAAGGATTCGTCCCAGCGTCTGCCCTTGAAAAAAGTACTCGAGCATCCTTGGATTGTGCAGAATGCTGATCCTTCGGGCGTTTATAAAGGCTGA